CGCGAAGGTCAGCGAGCGCGTGAACGGGACGAGCAGGCCGCCGGCGCCCTCCACCACGAGCGCATCGGCGTCCGCCGACAGTCGCGCCGCCGCCCCCTCGAGCCTCGCGACGTCGATCGGTCGGCCCGCGCGCTCGGCCGCCACCATCGGCGCCAGCGGCTCCGCGAAGGTGATGGGGCAGACGTCGTCCCACGCGTCCACGTCGCCCGCTGCGCGCCGCAGCCGCGCTGCATCCGTGCCCGCGGTGCGGTCGGTGATGCCCGTCTCGACGGGCTTCATCCCGCGCGCCACCAGCCCGCGTGCGCGCAGCGCCGCCAGCAGCGCGCAGCTCACCACCGTCTTGCCGACGCCGGTGTCGGTGCCCGTGACGCCGATGCGCAGCATGGTGCTCACGCGCCGGAGGCGCGCGCTCCCTCAAGGAACCGCGCGATCACGCCGTACACGCGATCCAGCTCCTCGTCGGTCGTGCAGAACGGCGGCAGCACGTAGCACGCGTCGCCGAGCGGGCGCAGGAGCACGCCCTCTTCCAGCGCGAAGGTCGCGAGCTCGCGGCCGACCGGGTTCAGGTAGCCGCCGCCCGCGCGCGCGTCCACGAGGTCCAGCGCGGCGATCGTCCCCATCACGCGCGGCGCGCGCACGAGCGGATGCGCGCCGAGCGCGTCGAGGTGGCGCCGGTGCGCGGCCTCGATGCGCGCGCGTGCCTGCGTGCTCGCGTCGGACTCCAGCAGCCGCAGGCTCGCCAGCGCGGCGGCGCACGTGACCGGGTTCGCCGTGTAGGAGTGGCCGTGGAAGAGCGTGCGTGTGCGGTCGTCGCTCAGGAACCCTGCGAACAGCTCCTCGCGCACCACCGTCGCGCCCATCGGCAGGAAGCCGCCGGTGATCCCCTTGGACAGGCAGATCATGTCGGGCGCGACGCCCGCGCGTCCGCACGCGAACAGCGCGCCCGTGCGCCCGAATCCCGTCATCACCTCGTCGGCGATGAGCAGCACGCCGCGCGCGCGGCAGCGGTCGGCGAGCGCGCGCAGCGTGTCCTCACGCCACATGCGCATGCCGCCGGCGCCCAGCACCAGCGGCTCGACGATGAGCGCGGCGAGCTCGTGGCCGCGCGCGTCCAGCAGCGCGTCGAAGGCCGCCAGCGTCGCGTCCGCGTCCTCGCTGGGGTCGGGCAGGCGCGCGACGTCGAACAGCTGCGGCGCGAACGGCGCGCTGAAGATACTGCGCGCGCCCACGCTCATCGCGCCGAACGTGTCGCCGTGGTAGGCATGCTCCAGCGCCGCCACCAAGCGCCGCGGCTCGCCGCGGTTGTGCCACCACTGCAGCGCGATCTTGAGCGCCGCCTCCACCGCCGTCGAGCCGTCGTCCGAGAGGAAGACGCGCGTGAGCCCCGGCGGCAGCACGCGCGCGAGCGCCGCGCTCAGCTCCGCGGCCGGCGCGTGCGTGAAGCCCGCGAAGATCACCTGCTCCAGCGTCCGCGCCTGCTCCGCGATCGCCTCGGCGATGCTCGGCTCCGCGTGCCCGTGCAACGTCACCCACCAGCTGGAGATCGCGTCGAGGATGGCGCGGCCGTCGCGCGCGTGCAGCGTGGCGCCGTGCGCGCGCACGATCTCCACGGGCGCGGGCGCCTGCCAGTGCTGCGTGTACGGGTGCCAGACGTGCCGCGCGTCGAGGGTGCCGACGTCGTTCGTGGCGTCGAGCCCGGCGTCGATCGTCACAGCGTCTCCGCGAGCGCGGCCAGGAGCCCGTCCACCTGCGCGTCCGTGTGCGCGGCGCTCGCGCTCACGCGCAGCCGCGAGCCGCCCGGCGGCACGGTGGGCGGACGGATCGCGCCGACCAGATAGCCACGCGCGCGCAGCGCCTCGCCCACCGCGAGCGTCGCGCGTGGATCGCCGACGGGCACCGGCACGACGTGGCCGTCGGGCGCGCCCGGCGCGGGACGGCCCATCGCCGCGAGCCCCGCGCGCAGCCGCGCCGCGACCGCGCGCACGCGCGTGCGCCGCCACGGCTCGTCGTGCGCGACCGCGAGCGCGTGCAGCGTGGCCGCGGCGAGCGCCGGTGGCGTGCCCGTGGTGAACACGAACGAGCGCGCGCGATGCAGCAGCAGGTCGCACAGCGCCGCGCTCCCCGCGACGAACGCGCCCGCGGTGCCCAGCGCCTTGCCGAGCGTGCCGACGGTGACGTCGACGGTGACGCCCCAGTGTGCGGCGCTGCCGCGTCCATCGGGGCCGAGCACGCCGGTGGCGTGCGCGTCGTCGACGTAGGTGAACGCGCCGTGCGCGCGCGCGATCGCCACCAGCGCGTCCAGCGGGCACAGGTCGCCGTCCATCGAGTACACACCCTCGACGACGATCCAGCGGCGGCGGAAGCGCGACGCGTCCTCGTGCAGCATGCCGTCGAGCGCCGCGAGGTCGCCGTGCGGGAAGACGCGCACCGTCGCGCGCGACAGCCGCGCGCCGTCGATCAGCGAGGCGTGGTTCAGCGCGTCGGCGTAGATCGCGTCCTCGCGGCCGGCCAGCGCGGGCAGCGCGCCGGCGTTCGCGGCCCAGCCGCTGGAGAAGAGCAGCGCGCGCGGCGTGCCCTTGAGCGCGGCGAGCGCCTCCTCCAGCGCGTGGTGCGCGGGATGGTCGCCCGAGATCAGCCGCGCCGCGCCGGCGCCGAGCCCCTCGCGCGCGAGCAGCTCGGCCGCGGCGGCCGCGGGGCGCGGATCGGCCGCGAGGCCCAGGTAGTCGTTCGACGCGAAGTCCAGGAGCGTCACGCCGTCCGCCGCGCGCAGCTCGGCGCCCGCGACGCGCGTCAGCGGCCGCAGCCGGCGCCGCAGGCCGGCATCGTCGAGCGTCGCGAGCTCGTGCGACAG
This is a stretch of genomic DNA from Roseisolibacter agri. It encodes these proteins:
- a CDS encoding adenosylmethionine--8-amino-7-oxononanoate transaminase, producing the protein MTIDAGLDATNDVGTLDARHVWHPYTQHWQAPAPVEIVRAHGATLHARDGRAILDAISSWWVTLHGHAEPSIAEAIAEQARTLEQVIFAGFTHAPAAELSAALARVLPPGLTRVFLSDDGSTAVEAALKIALQWWHNRGEPRRLVAALEHAYHGDTFGAMSVGARSIFSAPFAPQLFDVARLPDPSEDADATLAAFDALLDARGHELAALIVEPLVLGAGGMRMWREDTLRALADRCRARGVLLIADEVMTGFGRTGALFACGRAGVAPDMICLSKGITGGFLPMGATVVREELFAGFLSDDRTRTLFHGHSYTANPVTCAAALASLRLLESDASTQARARIEAAHRRHLDALGAHPLVRAPRVMGTIAALDLVDARAGGGYLNPVGRELATFALEEGVLLRPLGDACYVLPPFCTTDEELDRVYGVIARFLEGARASGA
- the bioD gene encoding dethiobiotin synthase, which translates into the protein MLRIGVTGTDTGVGKTVVSCALLAALRARGLVARGMKPVETGITDRTAGTDAARLRRAAGDVDAWDDVCPITFAEPLAPMVAAERAGRPIDVARLEGAAARLSADADALVVEGAGGLLVPFTRSLTFAGLATHWGLDLVVVAADRLGVLNHALLTVREAERRGLRVRAVVLNALRPSPADVAESTNADVLRDLLDGVPLVTAPYLDGVAQEDPTRLAAAGRALADLLLSP
- a CDS encoding aminotransferase class I/II-fold pyridoxal phosphate-dependent enzyme; translated protein: MPDLAASVSPAPSPAPATLDASPDASLDVQLSHELATLDDAGLRRRLRPLTRVAGAELRAADGVTLLDFASNDYLGLAADPRPAAAAAELLAREGLGAGAARLISGDHPAHHALEEALAALKGTPRALLFSSGWAANAGALPALAGREDAIYADALNHASLIDGARLSRATVRVFPHGDLAALDGMLHEDASRFRRRWIVVEGVYSMDGDLCPLDALVAIARAHGAFTYVDDAHATGVLGPDGRGSAAHWGVTVDVTVGTLGKALGTAGAFVAGSAALCDLLLHRARSFVFTTGTPPALAAATLHALAVAHDEPWRRTRVRAVAARLRAGLAAMGRPAPGAPDGHVVPVPVGDPRATLAVGEALRARGYLVGAIRPPTVPPGGSRLRVSASAAHTDAQVDGLLAALAETL